The region CGACGACATCGCCGACGACGAGCGCCACCCGGGTCCCGGACAGCGGGATCACATCGAACCAGTCGCCGCCGACGCCCGCCCGCGACAGCGCCGGAAGGTAGCGCGAGGCGAACTCGACCGCCGCCTGTCCCGCCATCGCCTGGGGCAGCAGACTGCGCTGGAGGGCCACGGCGGTCGTGCGCTCCTTGGCGTACCGGCGGGCGTTGTCCACGCAGACGGCCGTGCGGCTGGCCAGCTCCTGGGCCAGCGACACGTCGTCCTGGTCGAAGGGGTCCGGGCTCTCGGCGGTGAGCAGCCGCACGAAGACCGCCACCCCCAGCGTCGTACCGCGTGCCACCAGCGGTACCGCCATCAGTGAGAAGTCCCGGCGGTCCGCCTGGTGCGGTCTGCCGGCCTGGGCGCCGCGCCGGCTGAGCCATCCGTCGACGTCCGGGTCGCCGGTCCTGGTGAGCACCGCGTGCCCGGTGACCAGGGCGCGGACCGGTGGGGAGGAGGACGGGTAGACCTCTGCCGCGCCCAGGTCGATCGCCGCTTCATGCACCCCGGCGGTACGGGAGTGGTGCGCGACCCGGCGCAGCTCCACATCGGCTTCCACCGGGCCGCCGGTGGGCTCCTCGCCCTCGACCACCGAGTCCAGCAGGTCCACGCTCACGAAGTCGGCCAGCTCGGGCACCGCCAGCTGGGCCAGCTCACGGGCGGTGTGGATCACGTCCAGCGTCGTACCGATGGCGGCGGCGGACTTGCTCAGCAGGGCGAGCCGCTGCCGGGCCCGGTACTGCTCGGTGCTGTCGTAACCGGCCAGCGAGACGCCGAGCAACTGTCCGGAGGGGGCCCGCAGCGGCCACATCTCGATGTTCCAGGCGTGCATACGCAGTCCGGAGGGAGCCCTGGTCCAGCTCTCGTAGTGGACGGGGCGGCCGGTCTCGACCACCTGGCGCAGATGGTTGAAGAAGCCGCGGCTGTGCTCCGCGTTCTCGACGGTGTCCGGAAAGTAGCGGTACAGGACCTCGGCCTCCTGGACGCCCATGATCCGGCAGGCGGTGTCGTTCATCCGCAGATAGCGCTGTTCGGTGTCGAAGACCGACATCGACACCGACGCCTGCTTGAACGCCAGCTCTCCCAGGTCGCGGCCCCGCCCGTCCGGCGCCGCGGTGATCACGTATCCGGCCGGCGCCCCCTCCCGGCCCTGGAGCGGGTACGCCCGCAGGGCCAGCTCGGTCCGCCGCCCGTCCTGGCGCCGTACGGCCACCACACCGTGGCCGCCGTTCGCCCGCAGCGCCCGCCAGGCCTCGTCCGGGTCCCCGTCCAGCAGGTCCGACACCGGTCGGCCGGTGACCTCCGCCGCGGCGTACCCGGTCAGCAGCTGCGCGCCCTCGCTCCAGCCGGTCACGACTCCGTGCGCGTCGACCACCACCATGGCGTCACCGGCCGTGGTTGCCCG is a window of Streptomyces sp. NBC_00271 DNA encoding:
- a CDS encoding SpoIIE family protein phosphatase — its product is MVKIPGDAGRATTAGDAMVVVDAHGVVTGWSEGAQLLTGYAAAEVTGRPVSDLLDGDPDEAWRALRANGGHGVVAVRRQDGRRTELALRAYPLQGREGAPAGYVITAAPDGRGRDLGELAFKQASVSMSVFDTEQRYLRMNDTACRIMGVQEAEVLYRYFPDTVENAEHSRGFFNHLRQVVETGRPVHYESWTRAPSGLRMHAWNIEMWPLRAPSGQLLGVSLAGYDSTEQYRARQRLALLSKSAAAIGTTLDVIHTARELAQLAVPELADFVSVDLLDSVVEGEEPTGGPVEADVELRRVAHHSRTAGVHEAAIDLGAAEVYPSSSPPVRALVTGHAVLTRTGDPDVDGWLSRRGAQAGRPHQADRRDFSLMAVPLVARGTTLGVAVFVRLLTAESPDPFDQDDVSLAQELASRTAVCVDNARRYAKERTTAVALQRSLLPQAMAGQAAVEFASRYLPALSRAGVGGDWFDVIPLSGTRVALVVGDVVGHGIHASVTMGRLRTAVWTLADVDLPPEELLTHLDDLVGHLAADESPTGAEIGATCLYAVYDPVSGHCSVATAGHPPPAVLFPDGTVKVVEVSAGPMLGVGGLPFEATELHLPEGTVLALYTDGLFEARHLDADAGTAVLCSALTVPAGNLDEACDNVLQVLLPKHPKDDVALLLARTRTLDSDEVAVWDLPADPAEVATARQYATEQLARWGLEEVAFVTELVVSELVTNAIRYGGAPIQLRLIRDRTLICEVSDASSTSPHLRRARTFDEGGRGLLLVAQLTDRWGTRTTGTGKTIWAEQALPFE